In the genome of Longimicrobiales bacterium, the window GCTCGATCACGTTCTGTCGAGGCGATAGACGGCAACGTACTGGACACCGTCTTCATCCACTTCTACCTGGTACAGACTATCGCCCCTCACGTATACGGGCACGCTCGCACCTCGCGGAGGCGCAGCGGCTCGCCCGAGCAGGGCACCGCTCTGCGCGAAGATGTCCCAGGCGAAACCAGAGGGAGTCGCGGCCTCGACCCACATGCGGCCCGTGTCGTCGAAGAGGAGGTCACGCATTGCAGAACGGCTTTCAGGCCGCTCCAGAGCCTCCGGTTCACACCGCGATCCGGGGAATCGCTCACGCATCTGATCATATGGCTCCACCGCGGCACGCCAGAGCGAATCGGGATAGGGAACCGCCGCCTGCTCGCGGTGGATGACGGCAAGGGTATCACCCTTCGGATCCAGCCGGGCGATCCGATACTGCTCCGACCACGCAACCGCGATCTGGCCGCCGGGGGGAGGATACGAGAACAGTGTAGTCGGAGCGTCCGGTATGCTTATGAACTGAATACCACCATCAGGCCGGTCACACCGAAGGCCGTAGGCCTCGACGCTCTCGGGGGCGGCGGGCACGGCAATCGTATCGGCCGGGCCTGTCGGCGTGATCCTCACGAAGGGCAGCCGATCGTGTCCTGGCGCAATGACCGGGACATAGAACCCCTGGTCGCCAAGCGGATGCATTCGAACGAATGTACCTGGCCCCGTGATCGGGTAGTGTCGGATCCCGTCGATCCATGTCCCCTGCCGGGTGAAGCGACCGATTCTGGCGTTGCTCGGGTCCATCGCCACCAGTTCGTCGCCCAGCCATGCCAGGCTGTAGAGATCACCGAACTCACCGGGGCCGCCCCCGCGTCTGCCGATCGTGTGCAGCCAGGACCCGTCGACGTCGAAGACTCGAATTTCGCTGGCCATGTTGTCGGCGACATAGATCCTGCCTTCTCCGTCTGCCACGACGGAGCGGATACGACCGAAGGCAGCGGGACCTGAGTCGACGGCGCCGATCCGAGTCACGGGCGTCAGCGACCATGCAGGAGCCTCACCGACGTTACGCACGTGCTCTACACCGCCCACAGTGTCGATACGCGTCTCGAGGTTCGCTGCCGGGTCATCCGCCGCATCGCAGGATACGGCTAGCAGCACGGCGGCGGTGACGGTGAGTCTTCTCATGGTGGCAGGTCCAGGGGATGACTGGATCAGAGTTCGGGCGTCCGCTCGGCACGACGGTGGCTTTGCCATAGAAGTGCCCGGCGCAAACGCGAAAGTCCCGTTCCACCCCACGGCAGGCGGCGACCGCGCGTTCTGACAGGGTGCGAAAGCAACTGGCTCAGCCTGGTCTCGGTTACAAACATGCCTCCGGGGACCAGGACGCGTTCGATTTCGCGGAGCGCGTTCCCCGGGCGTGCGATGTGATAACAAGTGCCGAAATCAATCACGATGTCGAAGGCCGCGTCCCGGAATGGCAGACGACGGACATCCGCCTGTACGAGCCCGGTACCAGGGGTGTTTCGAGGTAGCCGCTCCTGCGCCTGCGCGAGGAGCGTTGCGTCAAGATCGAGGCCGACGAGGTGCGCCGGGGCGAGGTGACGCAGGAACACCGGGAGCGCGACGCCGCGCCCACACCCCACCTCGAGCACGCGAGCGCCGCGGGGTAATCCGAGCATCGTGAGCATGATTGGGATCTCGAGATGCTCCTGGAGCCAGTTTCGGCGGCCGATGTCGGGAAATACGCGGTATTCGGACTCGGTGTTCCGCAGAACATGAGCAGCAGGAAACTGGAAGTCAGGCACCGGGTGACGCTTCGTGCCAAACACGGGCCCGGCTCTGTCTGCTAGTCCGGCCATTTGAGGATCGCGCCGCGAAAGTCTTCGAGGTGTATGGCCAGAGGGAATACCAAGCTCCCAGTGCCGTGTTGCCGCCCGTGCTCTTGAAGAACACGCCGCCGATTCCGGTTACCTTCGCCATCGGTGCCTCCCGGGTATGTACGACACGCTAGTGAACGCCGTCCATCACCTGTGTCAGCGCCCGCCGGGGCCGTCCGGGACGCCGCCAGCGGGCCAGTCACCGGGCCGTTCGGGGTGCCCCGTCTCCAACCACGCGTGTGGAATCAGGGCACCGTACGCGTGCGTACTGCTGCCCGCAGCGCCCGCCAGATCACGGGTCTCGCCGGGATCCGTGCTGAGATCGTAAAGCT includes:
- a CDS encoding class I SAM-dependent methyltransferase; translated protein: MFGTKRHPVPDFQFPAAHVLRNTESEYRVFPDIGRRNWLQEHLEIPIMLTMLGLPRGARVLEVGCGRGVALPVFLRHLAPAHLVGLDLDATLLAQAQERLPRNTPGTGLVQADVRRLPFRDAAFDIVIDFGTCYHIARPGNALREIERVLVPGGMFVTETRLSQLLSHPVRTRGRRLPWGGTGLSRLRRALLWQSHRRAERTPEL
- a CDS encoding 6-bladed beta-propeller, whose amino-acid sequence is MRRLTVTAAVLLAVSCDAADDPAANLETRIDTVGGVEHVRNVGEAPAWSLTPVTRIGAVDSGPAAFGRIRSVVADGEGRIYVADNMASEIRVFDVDGSWLHTIGRRGGGPGEFGDLYSLAWLGDELVAMDPSNARIGRFTRQGTWIDGIRHYPITGPGTFVRMHPLGDQGFYVPVIAPGHDRLPFVRITPTGPADTIAVPAAPESVEAYGLRCDRPDGGIQFISIPDAPTTLFSYPPPGGQIAVAWSEQYRIARLDPKGDTLAVIHREQAAVPYPDSLWRAAVEPYDQMRERFPGSRCEPEALERPESRSAMRDLLFDDTGRMWVEAATPSGFAWDIFAQSGALLGRAAAPPRGASVPVYVRGDSLYQVEVDEDGVQYVAVYRLDRT